In Geoalkalibacter sp., the DNA window CGCGAATTTTCGGCGCCCCGCTCAGGGTGCCGGCGGGAAAGGTCGCGCGAAAGACATCGAAGGCATCGCGCCCCTCCTCCAGGGTACCGCGCACGTTGGATACGATGTGCATCACATGGGAATAGCGCTCGATAAGCATCAGTTCGCTGACCTCGATGCTCCCCGTGCGACAGACGCGCCCGAGATCGTTGCGCGCCAGGTCGACCAGCATGATATGCTCGGCCCGCTCCTTGGGATCGGCCAACAGGTCCTCGGCCAACCGACGATCCTCCTCGGCATCGCCACCGCGCGGCCGCGTGCCGGCGATGGGACGAACCTCGGCGGCCATGCCTTCCTTGCGCACCAAGACCTCGGGCGAAGCACCCACCACCAGCGTCTCGCCGAAACGCAGAAAAAACATGTAGGGCGAGGGATTGATGGTGCGCAACGCGCGATAGATATCAAAAGGATCGACATCCAGGATGCCGGAAAACCGCTGGGACAGCACCACCTGGATCACGTCCCCGGCACGCACGTACTCCTTGCAGCGTTCCACGGCGGCCAAAAAATCATCACGACTGAAATTGGGAACGAGTTCCAGGGGCGGTCGTGCTTCGCCTTGCGGATAGGCGGGCGCGAAGGGCGTGCGCAGGCGGGAGATCTGCGCCTCGATGCGCTCGCAGCCGGCTCGATAGGCGGCCTCGACATCCACGCCGGGCGCCAGGCTGACATTGGCCACCACCTTGATCTTGTGGCTCATGTTGTCGAAGATCAGCAATTCATCGGTCAGAAGAAAGCAGCAGTCGTAGGTGCCGATGTCCCGTGAGGAGCGCTCCGGCAATTCCTCGATGAAACGCACCATATCGTAACCCAGGTAGCCGACCGCGCCGCCGCAAAAGCGCGGCAGTCCCGGCAGTTCAACCGGCCGATGAGGCGAGAGCATTGCCCGCAGGCGCTCCAGCGGATCTCCACATGACCCGCCTTCCACGAGTTGCCCGTTTTCGAGAATTTCATAGGCAGGTCCGCGCGAACGAAAGACCCGCCCACCGCCGCTGCCGAGAAAGGAATATCGCGCCCATTTTTCCCCGCCCTCCACGCTCTCCAGCAAAAAGGCGCCGGTACCGTCATCAATCTTGCGAAAAGCCGACACGGGTGTCTCCATGTCGGCAAAGATTTCGCGGTAGATGGGAATCAGATTACCCTGTTCGGCGAGGATGCGAAATTCGGCAAGGCTGGGATGGTACATGAGAACTCCCGGAAAAAATCAGGACACATTAGCACGCCGATGAAAGATCGGTCAAGCGCGCCAACTGCGCGGCAAAACTGCGCCAAATGCAAAAAGGCAAGGGATATCCCTTGCCTTTTTACATGAACTCACGCCAAAGATCGATCAGGCGTCTTTCTTTTCCTCAGTCTCAGGCTCGACCGCTTCGGCCGCAACCCCGTTGGAAGGTTCAGAGGCGGCGGGCGCGACGACCGGACTTGCCGCCGTCACGGCCGAAGCCACCTTGCGCGGACGAGCGGTAAATTCTTCTTCGACCAGCTCGATGATGGCGAGCGATGCATTATCGCCGGGGCGCGCCCCCAATTTGATGATGCGCGTGTACCCGCCGGGACGCTCCTGATAGCGCGGCGCGATGCGCTCGAACAGCTTGGCCACTACTTTTTTGTCCTGAATGACCTGTAGGGCTTGGCGACGGGCATGAAGATCGCCCCGCTTACCCAGGGTGATCATCTTGTCGGCCAGCTTGCGCAGCTCCTTGGCGCGCGCATCGGTGGTGGTGATCCGATCATGATCAAGCAAAGAGGTCACCATGTTGCGCAGCATCGCCCGGCGATGGCTGGAATTGCGGCCCAGCGTTCTTCCTGCTTTATTGTGACGCATTTCCCAAAATCCTCACTTTCATAGTTGCGGTGCGATCAATCTTCCTCTTCACCCTTTTGAATCATGCGCAGATACTCGGGATCAGGGAAATTATCCAGCTTCAAGCCAAGGGAAAGCCCCATGTCGGCAAGAATATCCTTGATCTCGTTGAGGGATTTGCGACCGAAATTTTGGGTCTTGAGCATTTCGGCTTCGCTTCTCTGCACCAGATCACCGATCAGCTGGATATTGGCATTTTTCAAACAGTTGGCGGCGCGCACCGACAGTTCGAGTTCGTCGACGCTACGATAGAGATTTTCATTGATCTTCTTGCTTTCTTCCTCAGCCTGCTCCTCGGGCGGCTCATGGTCCTCATCAAAATTGATGAAGAGCTGCAGCTGCTCCTTGAGAATCTTCGCGGCAAAGGCCACCGCGTCGTCCGGACGAACACTGCCGTCGGTATGCACCTCGAGCACCAGCTTGTCGTAATCCGTAATCTGACCGACGCGGGCGTTGCTGACGGTGAAGTTCACCTTGCGAATCGGCGTGAAAATCGAATCAATGGGGATGGTTCCCACGGGGGATTTCTCATCACGATTTCGATCAGCGGGCACATAGCCCTTGCCGAGCTTGACCACCATGTCGATTTCAAGATCCGCATCGGTGCCGCAGGTTGCGATATGATGCTCGGGATTCATGATCTCGACGTTGGAATCGGTAATAATGTCGCCCGCCGTTACGATTCCGGCCCCCTTCTTCACGATGCGGATATTGCGCGCTTCGCCGCCGTGCAGCCGCAACCGCACGCCTTTAAGATTAAGGATGATTTCGGAAACATCCTCCGTCACCCCAGGTGCCGAGGAAAATTCATGCAACACGCCCTTGATTCGAACTGAGGCGATTGCCGCCCCCTGAAGGGAAGAGAGCAACACGCGTCGCAGGGCGTTGCCCATGGTGGTGCCAAAGCCCCGCTCGAACGGCTCGGCGGTAAACTTGCCGTAGCAGTCGGTCAGAGTATCAGATTCGACCTGCAACCGCTTGGGCCTGATCAGGTCTCTCCAATTTTTATACATTCCAAACCTCCCTTGCGCGGTTTTGCCCGAGCAAACCAGCGGCCATTACTTGGAATAGAGCTCGACGACCAGCTTCTCCTGGAACGCAGGAGTGGTAAGCTCTTCACGAACCGGCAGCGTCTTGAGGGTGCCCTTGCAGGCGGCGCGATCCAGTTCGAGCCAAGAAGGAACGCCGCGGCGCATAACCCCGTCAAGGGCTTCGTTGATCCGCGCGACCTGGCGGCTCTTCTCGCGCAGTTCAACGACATCGCCGGGACGCACCAGGAAGGACGGGATATTCACCTTGCGGCCATTGACCAAAAAGTGATTGTGCCGCACCAGCTGGCGGGCTTCGTTACGCGAGGTGGCAAAGCCAAGCCGGTAAATCACGCTGTCAAGCCTCCGCTCGAGAAGCACCAGGAGATTTTCACCCGTAATGCCCTTCATGCGGTCAGCCTTCTCGAAGTAGGAGCGAAACTGCCCTTCGAGAAGACCGTAGGAGCGCTTGACCTTTTGTTTCTCGCGCAGCTGAATTCCGTAGTTGGACACCTTCACCCGCCCCTGGCCGTGCTGGCCGGGGGCGTAGTTGCGGCGTTCAACAGCGCACTTATCCGTATGACATCTGTCCCCCTTGAGGAACAGTTTGGTCGCTTCGCGACGACAATAGCGGCAGACAGCACCGGTATATCTGGCCAAGGGTCTTCCTCCTTCTTGGTTTAAACTCTTCTACGTTTGGGGGGGCGGCATCCGTTGTGCGGGATCGGGGTGACATCCTTGATCAATGCGACGCTGAACCCGGCCGCCTGCAAAGCGCGCACCGCCGATTCGCGACCCGAACCGGGGCCCTTGACATAGACCTCAACCGAACGCATTCCGTGTTCCTGAGCCTTTTTCGCCGCGGTTTCGGCGGCGATCTGGGCGGCAAAGGGCGTGCTCTTGCGCGAACCCTTAAAACCCATGCCACCGGCGGTGGCCCAGGAAATCACGTTGCCCGCCATATCGGTGATCGTGACGATGGTATTGTTGAAGGTGGCCTGAATATGGGCGACACCTTTAGCAATATTCTTTTTTTCTACCTTCTTTTTGATCGTTTTCTTGCCGGGCTTAGCCATGGTACCTCCAATTATTTCTTCTTACCGGCAACCGTCTTCCGGGGTCCCTTGCGGGTCCTGGCGTTGGTTTTGGTCCTTTGCCCACGAGCGGGGAGCCCACGGCGATGGCGCAGGCCGCGATAGCAGCCCAAATCCATAAGCCGCTTGATGTTCATGGTCACTTCGCGCCGCAGATCACCTTCAACCTTGTATTCACGGTCGATAATTTCACGAATCTTGGCGACTTCGGCTTCCGCCAGATCGTCCGTGCGGGTATTGGGATCCACCCCGGCCTTGGCCAGGATGTCATTGGCAACGGTTCTGCCAATGCCGTAAATGTAGGTCAATGCGACCTCCATGCGCTTGTTGCGGGGCAAGTCTATTCCAGCGATGCGTGCCAATGTCCGATCCTCCTGGTCCTGTTAACCTTGTCTCTGTTTGTGCTTGGGATTTTCGCAGATGATGCGGATGACACCTTTGCGCCGGATCACCTTGCACTTGTCGCACATGCGCTTCACCGAAGCTCGTACTTTCATGGTCTTTTCCTCAACTCGTATAAGATTAAACCAGCTCTCAAGCCCGCCATTTAAACCAATATCATCGGCCTAGACCTGCGTGAGAATCTCAACGCCCCGCTCGGTGATCGCCACAGTGTGCTCGAAATGCGCCGAGGGCAAGCCGTCCACGGTCACCGCCGTCCAACCATCTTCAAGAATCGTCACGGCGGGACCGCCCGCATTAATCATGGGCTCAATGGCCAATGTCATCCCCGCCTTAAGCCGTGGGCCCTGGCCGGGAGGGCCAAAATTTGGCAACTGGGGAGACTCATGCAGCTGGCGCCCGATGCCATGCCCCACAAATTCACGAACAATACTGAATCCCTGAGCCTCGACATAAGCCTGCACCGCGTGAGATACGTCCGAGAGCCGACCGCCGGGCACGGCACGTTCAATTCCACAATGCAGGGCCCGGGAAGCAACGTCGATAAGCCGCTGCCGAACCCCATCGATCTTGCCGACCGGGACGGTGATCGCCGCATCCCCGAAATAGCCATCGACCACGACGCCGAAATCCACACTAAGGATATCGCCTTCGCGCAGCGGATCGGAATCCGGAAAGCCATGCACCACCTTTTCATTGGGCGATGCGCAAATAGTAAAAGGAAAACCGCCATACCCCTTGAAAGCGGGGCGGGCTTTCCTTTTCGCGCATTCCCGCTCGGCCAACCGATCAAGCTCCAACGTAGTCACCCCGGGAACGATGTTCTCCCGCAGCACCTCAAGAACCTCGGCGACCACGCGGCCGGCCTGCCGCATGCAATCAATTTCCCTGGCGGTCTTGATGACGATCACTTCACCGCGAGAAGCCCCAGGATCTGACCCTGGACCTCATTCATGGCAGCCATGCCATCCACTTCCCGCAACAGCTTCTGCCCACGATAGTAATCGACCAGCGGCGCGGTCTGCGCAGCATAGACCTGTAATCTCTGCCGAATGGTTTCCTCGCGATCATCATCACGCTGCACCAGAGCACCGCCACAAGCATCACAGACACCCGAAACGCGGGGAGGATCAAAGCGCACATGGAAACCACGTCCACATCCGCCACAGGTGCGCCGCCCCGTAAGCCGCTCGACGAGGACATCGACATCAACCTCAAGACTCACAACCGCGTCAAGCTCCCTGCCGAGCAGGGACAACTCCCTGCGCAAGGCGTCAGCCTGAGGCACGGTACGAGGAAACCCGTCCAGAATGAAACCGCGCTCGCAATCCGCCTCCTGAAGGCGATCGCGAACAATGCCGATCACCACCTGGTCAGGCACCAAGGCGCCGGCATCCATATACTCCTTGGCCCTGATTCCCATCTCGGTGCGATTGGCCACCGCCGCGCGCAAAATATCGCCGGTCGAGATCTGCGGGATCGCAAATCGCTCCATCAGCATCTTGGCCTGCGTTCCCTTGCCGGCGCCCGGCGGCCCGAGCAGTATCAATTTCATCGCCGAATCCTTTGCGATTAACCGCGGCGACCCTTGAGGGTCACCCCCTTCATGAAACCCTCATAGGAACGACTGACCAGATGGGCTTCAATTTGAGCGGCGGTATCAAGCCCCACGGCGACGACAATCAACAGAGAGGTTCCACCAAAAAAGAAGGGAACATTGAATTGCCCGATCAAGACCGTCGGCAACACGCAGACTGCGGAAATATACATGGCCCC includes these proteins:
- the rpsD gene encoding 30S ribosomal protein S4, coding for MARYTGAVCRYCRREATKLFLKGDRCHTDKCAVERRNYAPGQHGQGRVKVSNYGIQLREKQKVKRSYGLLEGQFRSYFEKADRMKGITGENLLVLLERRLDSVIYRLGFATSRNEARQLVRHNHFLVNGRKVNIPSFLVRPGDVVELREKSRQVARINEALDGVMRRGVPSWLELDRAACKGTLKTLPVREELTTPAFQEKLVVELYSK
- the rpsM gene encoding 30S ribosomal protein S13, which codes for MARIAGIDLPRNKRMEVALTYIYGIGRTVANDILAKAGVDPNTRTDDLAEAEVAKIREIIDREYKVEGDLRREVTMNIKRLMDLGCYRGLRHRRGLPARGQRTKTNARTRKGPRKTVAGKKK
- the trpE gene encoding anthranilate synthase component I; this translates as MYHPSLAEFRILAEQGNLIPIYREIFADMETPVSAFRKIDDGTGAFLLESVEGGEKWARYSFLGSGGGRVFRSRGPAYEILENGQLVEGGSCGDPLERLRAMLSPHRPVELPGLPRFCGGAVGYLGYDMVRFIEELPERSSRDIGTYDCCFLLTDELLIFDNMSHKIKVVANVSLAPGVDVEAAYRAGCERIEAQISRLRTPFAPAYPQGEARPPLELVPNFSRDDFLAAVERCKEYVRAGDVIQVVLSQRFSGILDVDPFDIYRALRTINPSPYMFFLRFGETLVVGASPEVLVRKEGMAAEVRPIAGTRPRGGDAEEDRRLAEDLLADPKERAEHIMLVDLARNDLGRVCRTGSIEVSELMLIERYSHVMHIVSNVRGTLEEGRDAFDVFRATFPAGTLSGAPKIRAMEIIEELEPSRREIYGGAVGYFSFSGNMDMAIAIRTLVVQGDRLHLQAGAGIVADSCPLSEYQETLNKAQGVIKSIETARQGLD
- the rpsK gene encoding 30S ribosomal protein S11 encodes the protein MAKPGKKTIKKKVEKKNIAKGVAHIQATFNNTIVTITDMAGNVISWATAGGMGFKGSRKSTPFAAQIAAETAAKKAQEHGMRSVEVYVKGPGSGRESAVRALQAAGFSVALIKDVTPIPHNGCRPPKRRRV
- the map gene encoding type I methionyl aminopeptidase, whose product is MIVIKTAREIDCMRQAGRVVAEVLEVLRENIVPGVTTLELDRLAERECAKRKARPAFKGYGGFPFTICASPNEKVVHGFPDSDPLREGDILSVDFGVVVDGYFGDAAITVPVGKIDGVRQRLIDVASRALHCGIERAVPGGRLSDVSHAVQAYVEAQGFSIVREFVGHGIGRQLHESPQLPNFGPPGQGPRLKAGMTLAIEPMINAGGPAVTILEDGWTAVTVDGLPSAHFEHTVAITERGVEILTQV
- a CDS encoding DNA-directed RNA polymerase subunit alpha, with translation MYKNWRDLIRPKRLQVESDTLTDCYGKFTAEPFERGFGTTMGNALRRVLLSSLQGAAIASVRIKGVLHEFSSAPGVTEDVSEIILNLKGVRLRLHGGEARNIRIVKKGAGIVTAGDIITDSNVEIMNPEHHIATCGTDADLEIDMVVKLGKGYVPADRNRDEKSPVGTIPIDSIFTPIRKVNFTVSNARVGQITDYDKLVLEVHTDGSVRPDDAVAFAAKILKEQLQLFINFDEDHEPPEEQAEEESKKINENLYRSVDELELSVRAANCLKNANIQLIGDLVQRSEAEMLKTQNFGRKSLNEIKDILADMGLSLGLKLDNFPDPEYLRMIQKGEEED
- a CDS encoding adenylate kinase, producing the protein MKLILLGPPGAGKGTQAKMLMERFAIPQISTGDILRAAVANRTEMGIRAKEYMDAGALVPDQVVIGIVRDRLQEADCERGFILDGFPRTVPQADALRRELSLLGRELDAVVSLEVDVDVLVERLTGRRTCGGCGRGFHVRFDPPRVSGVCDACGGALVQRDDDREETIRQRLQVYAAQTAPLVDYYRGQKLLREVDGMAAMNEVQGQILGLLAVK
- the rpmJ gene encoding 50S ribosomal protein L36 codes for the protein MKVRASVKRMCDKCKVIRRKGVIRIICENPKHKQRQG
- the rplQ gene encoding 50S ribosomal protein L17, coding for MRHNKAGRTLGRNSSHRRAMLRNMVTSLLDHDRITTTDARAKELRKLADKMITLGKRGDLHARRQALQVIQDKKVVAKLFERIAPRYQERPGGYTRIIKLGARPGDNASLAIIELVEEEFTARPRKVASAVTAASPVVAPAASEPSNGVAAEAVEPETEEKKDA